A region from the Patescibacteria group bacterium genome encodes:
- the gatC gene encoding Asp-tRNA(Asn)/Glu-tRNA(Gln) amidotransferase subunit GatC produces MITKNDIEKLAQLSRIDISEGEIKELCSEIESILEYVSEVQDVSSSEPEKKAGELRNVLREDDSPHESGMYTEVIMNEAPEQKDGYIKVKAILTKR; encoded by the coding sequence ATGATTACAAAGAACGATATAGAAAAACTCGCTCAACTTTCTAGAATTGATATATCTGAAGGTGAGATTAAAGAATTATGCAGCGAAATAGAATCAATCCTTGAGTATGTATCTGAAGTTCAAGATGTTTCATCATCTGAACCCGAAAAAAAAGCTGGGGAACTGCGGAATGTTTTACGTGAAGATGACAGCCCTCATGAAAGCGGTATGTATACAGAAGTGATTATGAACGAGGCACCAGAACAAAAAGATGGTTATATAAAAGTAAAAGCGATTTTAACAAAACGGTAG
- a CDS encoding prepilin-type N-terminal cleavage/methylation domain-containing protein yields the protein MVDGADFSKIAIDRKNSKWCMKQYFNRKKGFTLIEMLVATALFSIVMTISVGSLLSLVDANKKAQSITSVMNNLNFALENISRNMRLGTAFDCGDPGVPLDCTGGDTRLRFTASDGRFIEYRYQNEQLEQAIDIDGPGVIPLGPFVGITAPEVHIENFKFYVTGATPGDLNQPRVVMVIQGYAGVSEKVRTDFNLQTSITQRVLDL from the coding sequence ATGGTCGACGGGGCAGATTTCAGTAAAATAGCAATAGATAGAAAAAATAGTAAATGGTGTATGAAACAATATTTTAATAGAAAAAAAGGATTCACTCTTATAGAGATGCTGGTTGCAACAGCATTATTTTCCATTGTTATGACCATCAGTGTTGGGTCGCTACTCTCGCTAGTGGATGCAAACAAAAAGGCGCAATCAATCACATCAGTTATGAACAATCTCAATTTTGCGCTTGAGAATATATCTCGCAATATGCGTCTTGGCACAGCTTTTGACTGCGGTGATCCTGGTGTACCACTCGATTGTACAGGCGGAGATACTAGGCTTAGATTTACTGCCTCTGATGGCAGATTTATTGAATACAGATATCAAAACGAACAACTTGAGCAAGCTATTGATATAGATGGTCCTGGTGTTATACCCCTCGGTCCATTTGTAGGGATTACGGCGCCTGAAGTACATATAGAGAATTTTAAATTTTATGTCACTGGAGCTACTCCAGGAGATTTAAATCAACCACGAGTAGTAATGGTCATTCAGGGATATGCCGGTGTTTCAGAGAAAGTAAGAACCGATTTTAATCTACAAACATCTATTACCCAACGAGTTCTTGATTTGTAA
- a CDS encoding prepilin peptidase has protein sequence MEPFWMLFYFILGTIVGSFLNVVALRYNSGRGLTGRSSCFSCGSVLSWNELIPILSYVINSGRCRNCGSRISLQYPFIEIFTGILFLGAYLLGLPLYYLLYTLIIFSILIVILIYDFRHHIIPDGLVYSFIAFVFAGLFIDFSLSALAIPTVLDIVAGPILSFPIAALWFISHGRWIGLGDAKLALGIGWMLGLSGGFSAIVLSFWIGAFVSVSILFVNRVIFFISRRKWWSISLFSGSRQLTMKSEVPFAPYLIGGLLLVFFFNINVLELFVIG, from the coding sequence ATGGAACCTTTTTGGATGCTATTTTATTTTATACTTGGCACAATAGTCGGGAGTTTTTTGAATGTTGTGGCACTTCGTTATAACTCAGGCCGAGGACTTACAGGTCGCTCGTCGTGCTTTTCATGCGGGAGCGTGCTTTCATGGAATGAGCTTATTCCTATACTTTCTTATGTAATTAATTCTGGCAGGTGTAGGAACTGTGGCAGCAGAATCTCTCTACAGTATCCATTTATTGAAATCTTTACAGGGATACTATTCCTTGGGGCATATCTCTTAGGCCTTCCGTTATATTATCTGCTTTACACACTCATTATTTTTTCCATTCTGATCGTTATTCTGATTTATGATTTCAGACACCATATTATTCCTGATGGCTTGGTGTACTCATTTATAGCTTTTGTATTTGCGGGGCTGTTTATTGATTTTTCACTTTCTGCACTAGCAATACCCACGGTACTCGACATTGTTGCTGGGCCTATCTTATCTTTTCCGATTGCTGCGCTTTGGTTTATATCGCACGGAAGGTGGATAGGTCTTGGAGACGCAAAACTTGCACTCGGCATTGGTTGGATGCTCGGACTCTCAGGAGGATTTTCAGCGATTGTCCTCTCGTTTTGGATAGGAGCATTCGTGAGCGTGTCTATACTATTTGTAAATCGCGTTATCTTTTTTATTTCAAGGAGAAAGTGGTGGAGTATCTCATTGTTTTCGGGAAGCAGACAGCTTACAATGAAGAGTGAAGTACCATTTGCTCCATATCTCATTGGGGGATTGCTTCTTGTGTTTTTCTTCAATATAAATGTATTGGAACTCTTTGTTATAGGCTAA
- a CDS encoding type II secretion system F family protein, whose product MLFKYQAVDKDGSTKSGNIDAVNMEVAISSLQRRGLIISSIDPAEKTSILQTNIGFFDRVSNKDIVILSRQISTLFEAQVSALRVFRLLAGESQNPVLRKVLTEVADDLQSGNSISNALSKHKKVFSEFYVNMVSAGEESGKLDDTFVYLADYLDRTYEVTSKAKGAMVYPAFVLSTFAIVMILMLTTVIPRISAIIIESGQELPIYTKIVVGLSDFLVNYGVFLLILFAIGGFFIYRWTLTESGKLSLSRTEISIPFVGNLYRKLYLSRIADNLSTMLSSGIPMLRAVEITAAIVGNNVYEKLLNESVQSIKAGGSVSDAFAQHEEIPGIMIQMIKVGEETGELGNILKMLAKFYQREVEHAVDLLVSLIEPAVIVLLGLGVGLLLTSVLLPIYNISSAI is encoded by the coding sequence ATGCTATTTAAATATCAAGCAGTCGACAAAGACGGAAGCACAAAAAGCGGTAACATAGACGCAGTTAATATGGAGGTTGCAATTAGTTCTCTGCAAAGAAGAGGACTCATTATTTCATCTATTGACCCTGCAGAGAAGACATCAATCCTTCAAACTAATATTGGATTTTTCGATAGGGTATCAAATAAAGATATTGTTATTCTCTCGCGACAAATCTCCACACTTTTTGAAGCGCAGGTTTCAGCACTTCGTGTGTTTAGACTCTTGGCAGGTGAATCTCAAAATCCGGTACTGCGTAAAGTATTAACCGAAGTGGCCGATGATTTACAAAGTGGAAACTCAATTTCAAACGCACTTTCTAAACACAAAAAAGTATTTTCTGAATTTTATGTCAATATGGTGAGTGCAGGCGAAGAATCAGGGAAACTAGACGATACATTCGTTTATTTAGCTGATTATCTTGACCGAACATACGAGGTGACTTCAAAAGCCAAAGGTGCGATGGTGTACCCAGCGTTTGTGCTATCTACTTTTGCCATTGTCATGATACTAATGCTTACTACAGTTATTCCCCGTATTAGTGCAATCATTATTGAATCGGGTCAAGAACTTCCTATATACACAAAAATAGTGGTTGGGCTTTCAGATTTCCTTGTCAACTATGGGGTCTTTCTTCTCATATTGTTTGCTATCGGCGGGTTCTTCATCTATCGATGGACGTTGACTGAATCGGGGAAACTATCACTTTCACGAACAGAGATATCAATTCCATTTGTCGGCAATTTGTATAGAAAACTGTACCTCTCAAGAATAGCTGACAACTTAAGCACAATGCTTTCGAGTGGTATTCCAATGTTGCGTGCTGTTGAAATTACAGCAGCGATTGTAGGTAACAATGTATATGAAAAACTATTAAATGAATCTGTACAATCTATAAAAGCAGGGGGTTCTGTGTCGGATGCATTCGCCCAACACGAAGAAATCCCCGGTATCATGATACAAATGATAAAGGTCGGAGAAGAAACTGGGGAGCTAGGCAATATATTGAAGATGTTGGCAAAATTTTATCAAAGAGAGGTGGAGCATGCGGTTGATCTCCTCGTTAGCCTTATAGAGCCGGCTGTGATAGTGCTCTTGGGACTTGGGGTTGGTTTGCTTTTGACATCAGTACTTTTGCCGATTTACAACATTTCGTCGGCAATTTAG
- a CDS encoding type II secretion system protein, with translation MIFKKKLKKKIKSTLRGFTLIEMLVSISIFAIITGVVLTRNAQFSGNILIGNLAYDVALSIRQAQVFGLSVREFEVGGGRFDIGYGVNFDGSISDSYIFFADLDDDQKYDSPLEAIETLTLRNGYTIANVCGVLPGGTRKCTAFSEILFLDVVFKRPDPDANINTNLLEMYSRAEITVASPTGKERMITVWSTGQISVK, from the coding sequence ATGATTTTTAAAAAAAAGTTAAAAAAGAAAATCAAATCTACTCTCAGAGGATTTACATTAATTGAAATGCTCGTGTCAATTAGTATTTTTGCGATCATAACCGGAGTTGTACTCACACGCAACGCGCAATTCAGTGGTAATATTCTTATAGGCAATCTTGCATACGACGTGGCGCTTTCCATCCGCCAGGCACAGGTATTTGGTCTGAGTGTCAGAGAGTTTGAAGTTGGAGGGGGGCGATTTGATATTGGTTATGGTGTCAATTTTGATGGTAGCATATCAGACTCGTATATTTTTTTTGCTGATCTAGACGACGATCAAAAATATGATAGTCCGCTAGAGGCAATTGAAACCCTAACGCTCAGAAATGGATATACTATAGCAAATGTCTGTGGAGTGTTGCCTGGCGGTACTAGAAAATGCACAGCATTCTCGGAAATTTTATTCCTCGATGTGGTGTTTAAACGGCCGGACCCAGATGCCAACATAAATACCAATCTCCTAGAAATGTACAGCAGGGCTGAGATTACGGTAGCATCTCCCACAGGGAAAGAGCGGATGATTACCGTATGGTCGACGGGGCAGATTTCAGTAAAATAG
- the ligA gene encoding NAD-dependent DNA ligase LigA encodes MKFDSKQEARKRLEKLKDTINHHRYQYHVLDKEDISHEALDSLKDELYRIEQKYLDLITPESPSQRVEGKPLDTFKKITHKIPQWSFNDAFNENDIYDFDKRIKKFLKDDIDESDDMAYTCELKIDGLKVILEYENGILKSAATRGDGKVGEDVTANIKTIESIPLSLNKKINAVFEGEIWMGKKGLKRLNKKRKKEGQEQFANPRNAAAGSIRQLDPKIAAARPLNSFIYDMPYSNSSIPNTQFEELTELQDLGFKVNKNFKLCKNVDEVITFWKQAQKLKDKEDYHIDGVVIKVNRRSYQETLGFTGKAPRFAIAFKFPAQQVQTVVEDIAFQVGRTGIITPVAHLRPVPVAGSVVSRATLHNEDQIQKLDVRIGDTVILQKAGDVIPEIVSVLLEMRTGKEKKFVFPKHILACGGDGRIERVAGQAAYRCVNKNSFAQQKRKLHHFVSKRAFNFDGVGPKILDMLVEHNLVSTYDDIFTVTKGDLLELPGFKEKAAENVLSSIEKSRNVELPRLIIGLSIDHVGEETAYDIAKHFKTIQNIEEASIEKLSNISGVGEIVAESLHSWFKNADNKKLMRRLLKQITVKEPKRVKGKSAISGKTFVVTGTLDSITREEIHEKIRDAGGNVSSSVSENTDFVVAGKNPGSKYDDAKKHGISILGKKEFLNLLQNISEE; translated from the coding sequence ATGAAGTTTGACAGCAAACAAGAAGCACGAAAACGATTAGAGAAACTGAAAGATACAATCAATCACCATCGGTACCAATACCATGTGCTAGACAAAGAAGATATTTCTCACGAGGCACTTGATTCGCTTAAGGATGAACTCTACAGAATTGAGCAGAAATATCTCGATCTTATTACCCCCGAGTCTCCAAGTCAGCGCGTAGAGGGGAAACCACTCGATACATTCAAAAAAATAACCCACAAAATACCGCAGTGGTCTTTTAATGATGCATTCAACGAAAATGATATTTACGATTTTGACAAGCGGATAAAAAAGTTTTTGAAAGATGATATTGATGAAAGTGATGATATGGCTTACACATGCGAGCTGAAAATCGATGGTCTCAAAGTGATTCTTGAATACGAAAACGGAATACTCAAAAGCGCCGCGACCCGTGGCGACGGCAAGGTGGGTGAAGATGTGACTGCGAACATTAAAACAATTGAATCTATACCTCTTTCTCTCAATAAAAAAATAAATGCTGTTTTTGAGGGGGAAATTTGGATGGGAAAAAAGGGACTCAAAAGACTCAATAAGAAAAGAAAAAAGGAGGGACAAGAGCAATTTGCAAATCCAAGAAATGCCGCGGCAGGTTCAATACGGCAACTTGACCCCAAAATAGCCGCAGCACGACCACTCAACAGCTTTATATACGATATGCCATATTCAAACAGTAGTATTCCAAATACCCAATTTGAGGAACTTACAGAACTTCAGGATTTAGGATTTAAAGTTAACAAGAACTTTAAGCTCTGTAAAAATGTGGATGAGGTAATTACATTTTGGAAACAGGCGCAGAAGTTGAAAGACAAAGAAGATTATCACATCGATGGGGTAGTTATTAAAGTAAATAGACGAAGCTATCAAGAAACACTTGGATTTACAGGCAAAGCTCCTCGTTTTGCAATTGCATTCAAATTTCCAGCACAGCAGGTTCAAACAGTTGTTGAAGATATTGCATTTCAGGTTGGACGTACCGGTATTATTACTCCTGTCGCACATTTGCGCCCAGTGCCAGTTGCCGGTTCGGTAGTATCGCGGGCAACGCTCCACAATGAAGACCAAATACAAAAGCTCGATGTACGGATAGGCGACACGGTCATATTGCAGAAAGCTGGCGATGTTATCCCTGAGATTGTAAGTGTGCTTCTCGAAATGCGAACCGGGAAAGAAAAAAAGTTTGTGTTTCCTAAACATATACTTGCATGTGGTGGTGATGGTCGTATAGAACGAGTTGCTGGACAAGCCGCGTACCGATGTGTAAATAAAAATTCATTTGCGCAACAAAAAAGAAAATTGCACCACTTTGTTTCAAAGCGGGCATTTAATTTCGATGGGGTGGGACCCAAGATACTCGATATGCTGGTAGAACATAATTTAGTTTCCACCTATGATGATATTTTCACAGTCACAAAGGGAGATCTTCTTGAATTACCCGGTTTCAAAGAAAAAGCAGCGGAAAATGTACTCTCTTCAATTGAAAAATCGCGTAATGTAGAATTGCCAAGACTTATTATCGGACTATCAATTGACCATGTGGGAGAAGAGACAGCATACGACATAGCAAAGCATTTTAAAACTATACAAAATATTGAAGAAGCGAGTATTGAAAAACTTTCCAATATATCTGGTGTGGGAGAAATCGTAGCTGAATCTCTGCATTCATGGTTTAAAAATGCAGACAATAAAAAATTAATGAGAAGACTTCTTAAACAAATAACAGTGAAAGAGCCAAAGAGAGTAAAAGGGAAAAGTGCAATATCTGGCAAAACCTTTGTAGTCACTGGTACATTAGACTCTATCACCAGAGAGGAGATTCATGAAAAAATTCGTGATGCGGGCGGAAATGTATCCTCGTCGGTGTCAGAGAATACAGATTTCGTTGTCGCTGGGAAAAATCCTGGTTCAAAATATGATGATGCAAAAAAACATGGTATTTCCATCTTGGGAAAGAAAGAATTTCTCAATCTTTTGCAAAATATTTCTGAGGAGTAG
- a CDS encoding pilus assembly PilX N-terminal domain-containing protein has product MFLNHSNFENRGSYKLQANKGFIILYATLISSLLLVIGLGIFNISIKELILSSAGRESQVAFYAADAGIECALYWDIKRNVISTSTSTDIDCNGDNTLSVGGGGWGAESTFTLLFPPEPYCAKVSIIKDVNATNSECRVGTVCTTIISRGYNTCDTTNPRRTERAIEAKY; this is encoded by the coding sequence ATGTTTTTGAATCACTCTAATTTTGAAAATAGAGGAAGTTATAAGTTACAAGCTAACAAAGGTTTTATTATATTGTACGCAACGCTGATTTCAAGTCTTCTTCTTGTTATTGGACTTGGAATCTTTAATATCAGTATCAAGGAGCTGATTCTTTCGTCAGCTGGAAGGGAATCACAGGTTGCATTTTATGCGGCTGATGCTGGAATAGAATGCGCACTGTACTGGGATATTAAAAGAAATGTTATTTCAACCTCAACCTCAACAGACATCGATTGTAACGGAGACAACACATTGTCAGTGGGCGGCGGCGGTTGGGGTGCGGAAAGTACTTTTACGTTACTCTTTCCACCGGAGCCGTACTGCGCAAAAGTTTCTATCATAAAAGATGTTAATGCAACTAACTCAGAGTGTCGTGTGGGCACAGTTTGTACTACAATAATATCTAGAGGATACAATACCTGCGATACGACAAATCCAAGGAGGACCGAACGGGCAATTGAGGCAAAATATTAA
- a CDS encoding prepilin-type N-terminal cleavage/methylation domain-containing protein, translating into MNKKQGFTLIELLVVIAIIGILSSVVLASLNTAREKARDAKRVSDIKQLQLALELSFDSIGSYPTALSITALVDTGYIATIPKPPTGTNQTDYRYAAIGSGTSCTSYHMGASLEDDTHIVLSGDVETTAALGVCTGSASDWIANDSPCAATETGGCYDVKP; encoded by the coding sequence ATGAATAAAAAACAAGGTTTTACGCTTATTGAGCTTCTGGTGGTTATTGCAATCATTGGAATTCTTTCGTCTGTAGTTTTAGCAAGTCTTAATACTGCACGAGAAAAAGCTCGAGATGCAAAACGAGTTTCAGACATTAAACAACTTCAGTTAGCGCTTGAGTTATCCTTTGATTCAATTGGCTCCTATCCTACCGCGCTTTCGATAACAGCTCTGGTTGATACTGGATATATAGCAACTATTCCCAAACCACCGACTGGGACTAATCAGACTGATTACAGATATGCTGCTATTGGTTCGGGTACAAGTTGTACCAGTTATCATATGGGGGCAAGTCTTGAAGATGACACCCATATTGTACTCAGTGGAGACGTTGAGACAACAGCAGCTTTGGGAGTATGTACCGGTAGTGCCTCAGACTGGATTGCCAACGATAGTCCTTGTGCAGCAACTGAAACAGGGGGATGTTACGACGTAAAGCCGTAA
- a CDS encoding prepilin-type N-terminal cleavage/methylation domain-containing protein, which translates to MKIVKNNTSGFTLIETLVAIAILLVSIAGPLTIASKGLQSSIYARDQITAFYLAQDAIEYIRSKRDGNTLSLAANWLSGFGINGVAPDCTRDIKCVVDVKNDTISECPAGGCLPLRYNESTGFYGYSGADSVSRFTREVQIVSVNPPDEVTIVVSIYWQTGVFVRSFTVKENIFNWQM; encoded by the coding sequence ATGAAAATTGTTAAAAACAACACATCTGGATTTACGCTGATTGAAACACTTGTCGCAATAGCTATTTTACTGGTCTCAATAGCAGGACCCCTCACTATCGCTTCAAAAGGGTTGCAATCATCAATATATGCTCGTGACCAAATCACCGCATTTTATCTTGCACAAGATGCGATTGAATATATTCGCAGTAAAAGAGATGGAAATACACTTTCACTCGCAGCAAACTGGCTTTCTGGTTTTGGTATCAATGGTGTAGCGCCCGACTGTACGAGGGATATCAAATGTGTGGTTGATGTAAAAAATGACACTATAAGTGAATGTCCAGCAGGCGGTTGTCTTCCACTTCGGTATAACGAATCAACAGGTTTTTACGGCTACAGTGGAGCAGATTCGGTATCGCGATTTACTCGAGAAGTGCAAATTGTTTCGGTTAATCCTCCTGATGAAGTGACTATTGTAGTTTCAATATATTGGCAGACAGGTGTATTTGTGCGGTCTTTTACGGTGAAAGAGAATATTTTTAACTGGCAGATGTAA